From a single Paenibacillus sp. FSL W8-0426 genomic region:
- a CDS encoding CsbD family protein yields MSNSASDKIKAGVNKAKGEIKDQVGNATNDKSLQAEGKMDKAKGAVQDKIADVKKHH; encoded by the coding sequence ATGAGCAATTCGGCTAGCGACAAGATCAAGGCAGGCGTGAACAAAGCCAAGGGCGAGATCAAGGACCAGGTCGGCAATGCAACGAATGACAAATCCCTTCAGGCAGAAGGCAAGATGGACAAAGCCAAAGGGGCGGTCCAAGACAAAATTGCCGATGTAAAAAAACATCACTAA
- a CDS encoding RNA polymerase sigma factor — protein MNKSTLKRSMDHLDREAHAQCTELSVLEDIVLIKQAKSGDSAAFEELVRRYRVRLFGYARSLVRDAYLAEDILQESLIRAFVYLEQLQDAERFSAWVQRIVRNQAYSRMRRQDRQKEYSLSALTEAFLPNEGAPPHCWNRNGRGDGANCDSFVITSGDADPEQRLAEREQLRRFHELLHGLSGKERGVMHAYLMEERSPQEIAAALDLTLANTYQLLSRGRKKLAQRHIRLSLNDVLAERAPYGSKQVILREPGFFRSPQSWSSAAETLHEMLLYTGSALSLPMVMGMSGLAFRLTLFPQDIHIAGPTAYNFKEVLSRALRFMGFPSHSVEGVGTGAGLNANLLDPALREGKAKEKRPLDQRLASAVSLIHYSIDRGVPAVVWDLNIPEFGLIYGYDSSNHTLYGADYIRAGIYPVDHLGRGLNQEIFVLAADAAGSNGILDVGGALEAALAHYRGEDPYALQDTVSGLEAYEAWRNAFRCGRIEPNGNAYNLAVLQDARYYAAEYLKTLSEKWASEPEYADFSALCLDAEGIYRTMTDRLDGLASLFPFPEGGRPNDEMNANQAMRLLDQVEALERSAIAVLENMLAEWRAKQLTQGPRKLLGGK, from the coding sequence GTGAACAAATCTACGCTGAAGCGATCCATGGATCATTTGGACAGGGAAGCGCATGCGCAGTGTACAGAATTATCCGTGCTTGAGGATATTGTTCTCATCAAGCAGGCGAAATCTGGCGATTCGGCTGCATTCGAAGAGCTGGTGCGACGTTACCGGGTCCGGCTATTCGGCTATGCGCGTTCCCTGGTGAGGGATGCATATCTCGCTGAGGATATTTTGCAGGAGTCGTTGATTCGGGCTTTTGTCTATCTGGAGCAGCTTCAGGATGCGGAACGGTTCTCGGCCTGGGTACAGCGCATCGTGCGAAATCAGGCGTACTCCCGGATGCGGCGGCAGGATCGGCAGAAGGAGTACAGTTTGTCGGCATTAACGGAGGCCTTCCTGCCCAATGAGGGCGCTCCCCCGCACTGTTGGAACAGGAACGGGAGGGGGGACGGGGCGAATTGCGATTCGTTTGTCATCACCAGCGGCGATGCCGACCCGGAGCAAAGGCTTGCAGAGCGCGAGCAGCTCAGACGGTTTCACGAACTGCTTCATGGACTGAGCGGCAAGGAACGCGGCGTCATGCATGCTTATCTTATGGAGGAGCGTTCACCGCAAGAGATTGCTGCCGCGTTGGACCTCACTCTCGCCAACACGTATCAGCTGTTGTCCCGGGGGCGCAAAAAGCTGGCTCAGCGCCATATCCGTCTTTCGTTAAACGATGTACTGGCCGAACGGGCGCCTTATGGCAGCAAACAGGTCATTTTGCGTGAGCCTGGGTTCTTTCGCAGCCCGCAATCCTGGAGCTCAGCCGCTGAAACGCTGCATGAAATGCTGCTGTACACCGGCTCAGCCTTGTCCTTGCCCATGGTGATGGGGATGAGCGGACTGGCGTTTCGATTGACACTTTTCCCGCAGGATATCCATATCGCCGGTCCAACCGCATATAATTTCAAAGAAGTGCTATCGCGAGCCTTACGCTTCATGGGGTTTCCTTCACATTCCGTCGAGGGGGTGGGAACCGGAGCGGGACTCAATGCCAACCTGCTTGATCCGGCGCTGCGCGAAGGCAAAGCGAAGGAAAAAAGGCCCCTGGACCAGCGGTTGGCCAGTGCCGTTTCCTTGATCCACTACTCGATTGACCGCGGTGTTCCAGCCGTTGTCTGGGATTTGAATATTCCGGAGTTCGGGCTCATCTACGGATATGACAGTTCAAATCATACTTTATATGGCGCGGATTACATTCGTGCTGGCATTTATCCGGTCGACCATTTGGGGCGTGGATTGAACCAGGAAATTTTCGTGCTGGCGGCCGATGCCGCGGGCTCGAATGGAATTTTGGACGTAGGCGGGGCCCTGGAAGCTGCATTGGCTCACTACCGCGGAGAGGACCCTTATGCTTTGCAGGATACGGTTAGCGGTCTGGAGGCTTATGAAGCCTGGCGGAACGCTTTTCGCTGCGGGCGGATCGAACCCAATGGCAATGCCTATAATCTGGCCGTTCTGCAGGATGCGCGGTATTATGCGGCTGAATATCTCAAAACGCTATCCGAAAAGTGGGCGAGTGAACCAGAATATGCCGACTTCAGTGCCCTCTGCCTGGATGCAGAGGGAATCTACCGCACGATGACCGACAGGCTGGATGGGCTTGCAAGCCTGTTTCCTTTTCCTGAGGGCGGACGCCCGAATGACGAAATGAACGCGAATCAGGCGATGAGGCTGCTTGACCAGGTTGAGGCGCTTGAAAGGTCCGCCATCGCTGTATTGGAGAACATGCTGGCGGAATGGCGGGCGAAACAGCTGACGCAGGGACCTCGAAAGCTGCTTGGGGGAAAATGA